The Heptranchias perlo isolate sHepPer1 chromosome 40, sHepPer1.hap1, whole genome shotgun sequence genome has a window encoding:
- the LOC137305383 gene encoding noggin-1-like, with product MARELSYCYPALVTFHVLMFILRVQSISLQQERSHPSDGQRKTLSRAPPRPGSDAEVAWIRMKASNTVRPYSLSLAKDYYHYSPKPKHLNSKRLRKLLGSSFDPFWMSIKSRHRNASHEDLTRSSRDLAAGALRYRRKLWQEAQSLHLAFLAPNGTKEKATEAERAQWRRWMVQEATCLLTSWWVDLGDVFWPRWVRHTDCLNSKTSCSWPVGMTCKQAQWTQIKLLVWHCWTAKEREETLQHCTWRQIPYPVVTACKCSCR from the coding sequence ATGGCTCGGGAATTATCCTACTGTTACCCTGCCCTTGTTACCtttcatgttcttatgtttatccTTCGCGTACAGTCCATCTCATTGCAGCAGGAGCGAAGTCACCCTTCAGACGGCCAAAGGAAAACACTGAGCAGGGCTCCCCCAAGGCCAGGCTCCGACGCCGAGGTTGCTTGGATTAGAATGAAGGCTTCTAACACCGTCCGACCCTATTCCCTCTCGTTGGCCAAAGATTACTACCACTATTCTCCCAAACCAAAGCACCTGAACTCCAAAAGGCTCAGGAAGCTCCTTGGCTCCTCCTTCGATCCGTTCTGGATGTCGATCAAGAGCCGTCACCGAAACGCGAGCCACGAGGACTTGACGCGGTCGAGCCGGGACTTGGCGGCTGGGGCGCTGAGGTACCGGAGGAAGCTGTGGCAGGAAGCCCAGAGCCTTCACCTGGCCTTCCTCGCCCCCAACGGCACCAAGGAAAAGGCGACGGAGGCCGAGAGGGCGCAGTGGAGGCGGTGGATGGTCCAGGAGGCCACCTGCCTCCTCACCTCCTGGTGGGTGGACCTGGGAGACGTCTTCTGGCCAAGGTGGGTGAGGCACACTGACTGTCTCAACAGCAAGACCAGCTGTTCCTGGCCCGTGGGAATGACCTGCAAGCAAGCACAGTGGACTCAGATAAAGCTGCTGGTGTGGCATTGCTGGActgcaaaggagagagaggaaacgtTACAACATTGTACCTGGAGACAGATACCCTATCCTGTAGTCACAGCTTGCAAATGCTCCTGTAGGTAA